In the bacterium genome, GACGACGCTAAAGTCTCGGTGCGAGAGCTCCGCGACGACGATTACGACGCGCTCGTCGCGCTCTGGCGCGAAGCCGGCCTGCCGTATCGACCACGGGGACGCGACACGCGCGAAGCTCTCGCGCGCCAGCTTAAAGAGGACACCGCCGTTTACTTGGTAGCCGAGGTTGACGGGGCGTTCGTCGGCGCCGTACTGGGCTCTCACGACGGCCGTAAAGGTTGGATAAACCGGCTCGCGGTCCACCCCGACTACAGGAGAAGGAACGTCGGCGCCTTACTCGTCGCGGAAGTTGAGCGGCACCTCGCCGCCCGAGGTATCGCCATTTTCGCCTGCCTGGTCGAAGACTGGAACGAGGGTTCGAAAGCGTTCTTTGAAAAGGTCGGCTATAAACCTTTTCCCGGCATCTCTTATTTCACCAAGAGAAAATCCGACGACGTATAGGCGAAAAATGGCCTTTTTGACACTTAACGGAAAATACACGCTAAACGCTCGCAAATGCCTCATTCGCCGGTATTTATATTCCTATTCGGATACCAACCCTTATCCAACAGCGAAAAACGAACGCCGGAATACGACCGCCGCTGAGGGGTGAACTATATGGTAAGGTTCTTTAGAAAGATGTCCAAGAAAGCGGGCCTTCCGCCGGGCACCCTCGTCGCGGACGTCGAAAAACGCGCGGCGCCGGTAAAGATTACCGTTATCGACTACGACGGGGAATCGTACGAAGAAAGTGACGTCGAGGCGGTGACCGATTGCCGCCTTTTCCGTGAGAAGCCGACGGTAACCTGGGTTAACGTCGACGGCGTACACCGCGTGGACGTCCTCGAGGAGCTGGGCGAGTGCTTCGGCCTTCATCCGCTGGTATTGGAGGACATCGCCAACACCGACCAGCGACCCAAGACGGAAGACTTCGGCGAATACCTCTTCGTCGTCCTTAAAATGTTGGACTACGACGGCGACGAGGTCGGGACCGAACAAGTGAGCTTAATCCTCGGGCCCAACTACGTTTTATCTTTCCAGGAACGGGAGGGCGACGTCTTCGACGTCGTCCGCGAGAGGATAAGGAACTCGAAAGGCCGCATCCGAAAAACGGGCCCGGACTACCTGGCGTACGCTTTGCTCGATG is a window encoding:
- a CDS encoding GNAT family N-acetyltransferase codes for the protein MKKGESDDAKVSVRELRDDDYDALVALWREAGLPYRPRGRDTREALARQLKEDTAVYLVAEVDGAFVGAVLGSHDGRKGWINRLAVHPDYRRRNVGALLVAEVERHLAARGIAIFACLVEDWNEGSKAFFEKVGYKPFPGISYFTKRKSDDV
- the corA gene encoding magnesium/cobalt transporter CorA, whose product is MVRFFRKMSKKAGLPPGTLVADVEKRAAPVKITVIDYDGESYEESDVEAVTDCRLFREKPTVTWVNVDGVHRVDVLEELGECFGLHPLVLEDIANTDQRPKTEDFGEYLFVVLKMLDYDGDEVGTEQVSLILGPNYVLSFQEREGDVFDVVRERIRNSKGRIRKTGPDYLAYALLDAVVDNYFVILEQVGEKVGSLEEVLVENPKPETLQSIHEMKREMIILRKSVWPLREVVNGLARGDSKLVRESTGVFLKDAYDHTIQVIDAVETYRDVLSGMLDLYLSTISNRMNEVMKVLTIIATIFIPLTFVAGIYGMNFQFMPELGWHWSYPVVWLVIVIVTVSMVVFFKRKRWL